Proteins from a genomic interval of Oncorhynchus nerka isolate Pitt River linkage group LG13, Oner_Uvic_2.0, whole genome shotgun sequence:
- the LOC115139402 gene encoding neuromedin-B receptor-like has product MLHITRKTGVTSFSVIVAVDYAMRVEKVPPFALQSLWLESRNTDISALSWRASYRASDLLWKTVILNAILSSAMRSVPNIFISSLAAGDLLLLVTCVPVDAFRYFFEEWIFGVVACKLIPVIQLTSVGVSVFTLTALSADRYKAIVNPMDIQTSSAVFWTCLKAVSIWVISVLLAVPEAIFSQVVHIQDKNVTFTACVPYPLSNDMHPKIHSILIFLVYFLIPLGIISVYYFHIARTLVKSAHNMPGEISEHTKRQMETRKRLAKIVLVFVGIFALCWFPNHVLYMYRSFNYRQIDSSLSHLIITLLARVLSFSSSCVNPFALYLLSESFRRHFNSSLHCKRKPHHERNTSYLQHTSAIRMTSIKKTTPTVINGHGNRQEVTL; this is encoded by the exons ATGCTACACATCACACGCAAAACTGGTGTGACTTCTTTTTCCGTCATCGTTGCTGTAGACTACGCTATGCGTGTTGAAAAAGTGCCTCCTTTTGCGCTTCAGTCATTGTGGCTTGAGTCGCGCAACACTGACATTTCAGCACTTTCTTGGAGGGCCAGCTACCGCGCCTCAGACTTGCTTTGGAAAACGGTCATCCTCAATGCCATTTTATCAAG TGCAATGAGGAGCGTCCCCAACATATTTATTTCGAGTTTGGCAGCTGGGGATCTTTTGCTTTTGGTCACTTGTGTTCCAGTGGATGCGTTCAGATACTTCTTTGAGGAGTGGATCTTCGGTGTTGTGGCTTGCAAACTAATTCCGGTCATTCAACTCACTTCAGTCGGAGTCTCGGTGTTCACTCTCACTGCACTAAGCGCGGACAG gtacaAAGCCATTGTGAATCCTATGGACATCCAGACATCCAGTGCCGTGTTCTGGACATGTCTGAAAGCTGTGTCCATCTGGGTGATCTCCGTCCTGCTGGCGGTGCCCGAGGCCATATTCTCCCAGGTAGTACACATCCAGGACAAGAATGTGACCTTCACTGCCTGCGTGCCCTATCCCCTTTCCAACGACATGCATCCCAAGATCCACTCCATCCTCATATTCCTGGTGTACTTCCTGATTCCCCTGGGGATCATCTCTGTATACTACTTCCACATCGCCAGGACTCTAGTCAAGAGTGCTCACAACATGCCTGGAGAGATCAGTGAGCACACGAAGAGACAG ATGGAGACGAGAAAACGGCTGGCCAAAATTGTTCTGGTTTTTGTGGGCATCTTCGCTCTTTGCTGGTTCCCCAACCATGTCTTGTACATGTACCGCTCCTTCAACTACCGTCAGATCGACTCCTCTCTGTCgcacctcatcatcaccctgctgGCCCGGGTGCTAAGTTTCTCCAGCTCCTGTGTCAACCCGTTTGCCCTCTACCTGCTGAGCGAGAGTTTCCGAAGGCACTTCAACAGCTCACTGCACTGCAAGAGGAAGCCCCACCACGAACGCAACACTAGCTACCTGCAGCATACCTCAGCCATAAGAATGACCTCCATCAAGAAGACCACCCCTACTGTCATCAACGGACATGGCAACAGGCAGGAGGTCACTCTGTAG